From a single Lactococcus allomyrinae genomic region:
- a CDS encoding LysE/ArgO family amino acid transporter — MIFKGMLIGFAAIAPIGMQNIYVFNNALTNNIKKALFYAFFIWFSDAIFEIAAFYGMGALISSNEIFKLMVMGVGGALLIYIARGILKDARASHFDENTQVTASQTLGKVLLSSLLLVWANPQALIDGSLILGALHGTLSGMNAIYFISGVLLATILWFYGITLFVGLLKEKLPKFILVWVNIISGAIVLIYGIYLVIHVLIILFQ, encoded by the coding sequence GTGATTTTTAAGGGTATGCTTATTGGTTTCGCTGCGATTGCGCCAATTGGTATGCAAAATATATATGTATTTAATAACGCACTGACGAATAATATAAAAAAAGCACTATTTTATGCTTTTTTTATATGGTTTTCTGATGCGATTTTCGAAATTGCTGCGTTTTATGGAATGGGAGCTTTAATTTCTTCAAATGAAATCTTTAAACTCATGGTGATGGGTGTCGGAGGTGCATTATTAATTTATATTGCACGTGGAATCTTGAAAGATGCTAGAGCGTCCCATTTCGATGAAAATACTCAAGTAACTGCTTCTCAAACTCTTGGCAAAGTTCTTTTATCTTCATTGCTTCTTGTTTGGGCGAACCCACAGGCTCTAATAGATGGTTCTCTGATACTTGGAGCATTACATGGCACTCTATCAGGTATGAATGCCATCTATTTCATTTCTGGCGTACTATTAGCTACTATCTTGTGGTTTTATGGAATCACTTTATTCGTAGGTCTTTTAAAAGAAAAACTGCCAAAATTTATCTTAGTCTGGGTCAACATTATTTCAGGTGCTATTGTCTTAATCTATGGCATATACTTAGTCATTCATGTCTTAATAATTCTTTTTCAATAA
- a CDS encoding universal stress protein → MKKQYKNILVAVDGSEQAYNAVSEAAEVAKRNDGKLHILTVKDIGRYYGMAGRVVLTDTLELDKSAEEILDKASHLVTNEVETEIYEVSGVPKYTIADFSKEHDIDLIVIGATGTGFIDKLLVGSTTQYVVSHASCNVMVVR, encoded by the coding sequence ATGAAAAAACAATACAAAAACATCTTGGTTGCAGTAGATGGTTCTGAACAAGCTTATAATGCTGTAAGTGAGGCTGCAGAAGTAGCCAAAAGAAACGATGGGAAACTTCATATCTTGACAGTCAAGGATATTGGGCGTTACTATGGTATGGCAGGTCGTGTTGTTTTAACCGACACATTGGAACTTGATAAAAGTGCTGAAGAAATCTTAGATAAAGCTTCTCATCTAGTTACAAATGAAGTGGAAACTGAAATTTATGAGGTTTCAGGAGTGCCAAAGTATACTATTGCTGATTTTTCAAAAGAGCATGATATTGACCTTATTGTTATAGGGGCGACTGGTACAGGATTTATTGACAAACTACTAGTAGGCTCAACGACCCAATATGTTGTTAGTCATGCATCATGTAATGTGATGGTCGTTAGATAA
- a CDS encoding universal stress protein, translating into MVKQYKNILVAVDGSEQSYDAVREAINISKRNKARLKILYVLNDKLANVPVHMDTITLYKSVQEHADFVVEQIHRRIDGKDHDFEIVRLTGTPKREIVNFSKENNIDLIIIGSTGLDAIDRFIVGSTTQYVISHAPCNVIVVK; encoded by the coding sequence ATGGTTAAACAATACAAGAATATTTTAGTAGCAGTGGATGGTTCTGAACAATCGTATGATGCTGTTCGTGAAGCAATAAATATCTCAAAACGAAACAAGGCACGTTTAAAGATATTGTATGTATTAAATGATAAATTAGCGAATGTTCCAGTACATATGGACACAATAACACTTTACAAGAGTGTTCAAGAGCATGCTGACTTTGTTGTGGAACAAATACACAGACGTATTGATGGTAAAGATCATGATTTCGAGATAGTAAGATTGACTGGTACGCCTAAAAGAGAAATTGTCAATTTTTCTAAAGAAAATAATATTGATTTAATAATTATTGGTTCAACGGGACTTGATGCAATTGATCGATTTATTGTAGGCTCAACGACTCAATATGTTATTAGTCATGCACCTTGTAATGTCATAGTTGTTAAATAG
- a CDS encoding universal stress protein, translating into MKKQYKNILVAVDGSEQSYNAVGEATEIAKRNEAKLVILTVKDINRYYGMAGAGRIETPGLDRIAEDILAKAAKLVKNEVEVKTEEIAGNPKHRIVKFAEEEGIDLIVIGSTGAGFFDKLMLGSTTRYVVDNATCNVMIVR; encoded by the coding sequence ATGAAAAAACAATACAAGAACATCTTGGTTGCAGTAGATGGTTCTGAACAGTCTTATAACGCTGTGGGCGAAGCTACTGAAATTGCAAAACGTAACGAGGCTAAATTAGTTATTTTAACGGTAAAAGACATTAATCGTTATTACGGAATGGCCGGAGCTGGTAGGATTGAAACTCCAGGACTTGATAGGATTGCTGAGGATATTTTAGCAAAAGCTGCTAAGTTGGTAAAAAACGAAGTAGAAGTCAAAACAGAAGAGATTGCAGGTAATCCAAAACACAGAATTGTTAAGTTTGCAGAAGAGGAGGGGATTGATTTAATCGTTATCGGTTCAACAGGTGCAGGCTTCTTCGATAAACTCATGCTTGGTTCAACTACACGGTATGTTGTTGACAACGCAACTTGTAACGTTATGATTGTCAGATAA
- a CDS encoding HdeD family acid-resistance protein gives MLTDFEKLRRGVGFSGIVSIIIGLLILFLPSKTAIIAASIVGVALVIMGITYIGANFIKKRDDKGQIWRVGHFLLGFMYLFAGIFVFIDLNAAAESLFILVGIFVGMLWIIDGFVNLTALSKFNNKLWGVILSIISIVAGAMLLFSPLWGAVALWILLGIEFIIIGLIKIIHFYNWNK, from the coding sequence ATGTTAACGGATTTTGAAAAACTTCGTCGTGGAGTAGGATTTAGTGGTATTGTTTCGATAATTATTGGTTTATTGATACTTTTTTTACCTTCTAAAACGGCTATTATTGCGGCTTCTATCGTGGGTGTCGCTCTTGTAATAATGGGCATTACATATATCGGAGCAAATTTTATTAAAAAAAGGGATGATAAAGGACAAATTTGGAGAGTGGGGCATTTTCTCCTAGGCTTTATGTACCTTTTTGCAGGTATTTTCGTGTTTATAGATTTAAATGCGGCTGCGGAGTCTCTCTTCATTCTTGTAGGTATCTTTGTTGGAATGCTTTGGATAATTGATGGTTTTGTTAACTTAACTGCTTTGAGTAAATTTAATAATAAACTCTGGGGGGTTATTTTGAGTATTATCAGTATAGTTGCAGGGGCAATGTTACTTTTTTCACCACTTTGGGGAGCAGTTGCACTCTGGATATTACTGGGAATTGAGTTCATCATCATTGGCCTAATTAAAATTATTCATTTCTATAATTGGAACAAGTGA
- a CDS encoding DUF1304 domain-containing protein has translation MLSLILVFFVALEHLLFGYIEMFGSVQVQSKAFGFPEKELQSNTLQIALSNQGIYNVSLGLLVIAFIIFNLAVNSLILSMIFVVIVGTYGGLTVTKKIWFIQVGPALLALLSLVLAL, from the coding sequence ATGCTATCACTTATACTTGTATTTTTTGTAGCACTTGAACACCTCTTGTTTGGTTATATTGAAATGTTTGGGAGTGTTCAAGTGCAATCCAAAGCATTTGGGTTTCCAGAAAAAGAACTGCAAAGCAATACTCTCCAAATAGCCCTGTCCAATCAGGGAATTTATAATGTTTCACTTGGACTGTTGGTTATCGCTTTTATAATATTTAACTTAGCAGTCAATAGCCTTATTTTATCAATGATTTTTGTAGTTATTGTTGGTACTTATGGTGGTTTAACTGTTACTAAAAAAATATGGTTTATACAAGTTGGACCAGCTTTACTAGCGTTGTTAAGTCTTGTACTAGCTCTATAG
- a CDS encoding DUF6036 family nucleotidyltransferase, translating to MDYQKLFFRLNQKLAENNLTLRLHCVGGFVLEYYGLKATNDIDAFYDSSEKIDYLIKEVGEEFNVGTSKESWLNHAVGRVMSVSSEKNQIVIFQDTNLSVTISSLESVLIDKLQAGRTKDIWDVAKIMQYLEITQPDGLLKLMMKHSEGETDPAIILEAYSIAYGKEALKEYLRQNPDLMRLLK from the coding sequence ATGGACTATCAGAAATTGTTTTTTCGGTTAAATCAAAAATTAGCTGAGAATAATTTGACTTTACGACTACATTGTGTGGGTGGATTTGTACTAGAATACTACGGATTAAAAGCAACAAATGATATTGATGCGTTTTATGATTCTTCCGAAAAAATTGATTATTTGATTAAGGAAGTGGGCGAGGAATTCAACGTTGGTACGAGTAAGGAGTCGTGGTTAAATCATGCTGTTGGGCGTGTCATGTCTGTATCAAGTGAGAAAAATCAGATAGTTATCTTTCAAGATACTAATTTATCTGTGACTATTTCTTCCCTTGAATCGGTTTTGATTGATAAGCTTCAGGCAGGTCGTACAAAAGATATTTGGGATGTTGCAAAGATTATGCAGTATCTGGAAATAACACAACCAGATGGCTTGTTAAAATTAATGATGAAACATTCAGAGGGGGAGACAGACCCAGCAATTATTCTTGAAGCTTATAGCATTGCCTATGGAAAAGAAGCTTTAAAAGAATATTTGAGACAAAATCCAGATTTGATGAGGTTACTAAAATGA
- the hemH gene encoding ferrochelatase, whose translation MQNKKGILLVALGTPRSYKTEDVKEYLKEFLSDPLVIQKPRWFWLPILNGIILKVRPAKSAEMYKQIWSENGSPLMNHTSAQTKQLQEIYPEADVRFAMTYGEPRIDKTIKDMQNLGIEDITILPLYPQYSLTTVEPIVQQVKKINPHLKVIKDFHKIEGYTDLLVNLIKKKWNSGEYDKLILSYHGIPQSYVTKKKDPYEKQCQKTTELVINKLGLKQHQFEHTYQSKFGPEKWLEPATIDRVARLPKEGAKKVLICSPAFVADCLETLFELEIENKEVFISNGGETFDFVHPFNSSIEFTKVIKTILAATD comes from the coding sequence TTGCAAAATAAAAAAGGAATTTTACTAGTGGCACTAGGAACGCCACGTTCTTATAAAACTGAAGACGTCAAAGAATATCTCAAAGAATTTCTAAGCGATCCTTTAGTAATACAAAAACCAAGATGGTTCTGGCTTCCAATTCTTAACGGAATTATCTTAAAAGTCAGACCAGCAAAATCTGCAGAAATGTATAAACAAATATGGTCAGAAAATGGCTCTCCCTTGATGAATCATACAAGCGCTCAAACAAAACAGCTCCAAGAAATCTACCCAGAAGCGGATGTAAGATTTGCCATGACATATGGCGAACCTCGCATTGATAAAACAATAAAAGATATGCAAAACTTAGGGATAGAAGATATCACCATCCTTCCTCTCTATCCTCAGTATTCGCTCACTACAGTCGAACCCATTGTTCAACAAGTAAAAAAAATTAACCCACATCTTAAAGTGATTAAAGACTTTCATAAAATTGAAGGATATACCGACTTACTCGTAAACTTGATTAAGAAAAAATGGAACTCAGGAGAATATGATAAACTTATTTTAAGCTACCATGGCATCCCTCAATCTTATGTCACAAAAAAGAAAGATCCTTACGAAAAACAATGTCAAAAAACAACCGAATTAGTCATCAATAAACTTGGGCTCAAACAACATCAATTTGAGCATACCTATCAATCAAAATTTGGTCCAGAAAAATGGTTAGAGCCTGCAACTATTGACCGTGTCGCTCGTCTTCCCAAAGAAGGAGCAAAAAAAGTACTAATTTGTTCACCAGCATTTGTCGCGGATTGTTTAGAAACCTTATTTGAATTAGAAATAGAGAACAAAGAGGTCTTTATTTCTAATGGTGGCGAAACCTTTGACTTCGTTCATCCCTTTAATAGTTCCATAGAATTCACCAAAGTTATAAAAACTATCCTTGCAGCCACAGATTAA
- a CDS encoding ribonuclease G — protein MEQQNFTTKWNWGAFIDPIGFAIGNRAYLGLLALIPILNIVWIFISGAKGEQWALSNQNNEYRDEEEFRKVMDSWKRAGFVQFLIFVGVLVLYLIIMILAFSVWSFNIN, from the coding sequence ATGGAACAGCAAAATTTCACTACAAAATGGAACTGGGGTGCTTTCATTGACCCTATCGGTTTCGCCATCGGTAACCGCGCCTACCTTGGCCTCCTTGCCTTAATTCCTATCTTGAATATTGTCTGGATTTTTATTTCAGGAGCAAAAGGAGAGCAGTGGGCACTCTCTAATCAAAACAATGAATATCGTGATGAAGAAGAATTTAGAAAAGTTATGGACAGCTGGAAACGCGCTGGTTTCGTACAATTCCTCATCTTTGTAGGAGTTCTAGTCCTCTATCTTATTATCATGATTTTAGCTTTCAGTGTATGGAGTTTTAATATTAATTAA
- a CDS encoding glycoside hydrolase family 73 protein has protein sequence MKTQTRRKNKYRLAPFFLKLILLILIIFSTIFYKTVTTNNSVSSAKLSTQLQKMIQYNFIREIAPLAQKAYKEDKVLASITLAQACLESDFGQSTLASKYHNLFGVKAYGNVPTVKLDTQEYENGQWITIKGEFRVYPSFEKSVLGHTKLFLEGTTWNPKQYASVLAAKDYTTAAKAVQTSGYATDPSYADKLIQMIQTYHLDNYDQK, from the coding sequence ATGAAAACTCAGACTCGGCGAAAAAATAAATATCGACTCGCCCCTTTTTTCTTAAAACTTATTTTACTCATTCTCATCATTTTTTCAACGATTTTTTATAAAACCGTTACTACTAATAATTCTGTAAGTAGTGCTAAACTCTCAACTCAGTTGCAAAAAATGATTCAGTATAATTTTATCAGAGAGATTGCTCCTCTTGCTCAAAAAGCTTACAAAGAAGACAAGGTTCTTGCTTCTATTACCCTTGCTCAAGCCTGTCTTGAGTCTGACTTTGGACAAAGCACCCTCGCCAGTAAATATCATAATCTCTTTGGAGTCAAGGCTTATGGTAATGTCCCAACCGTCAAACTTGATACACAAGAGTACGAAAACGGACAATGGATAACCATCAAGGGAGAGTTTCGTGTTTATCCAAGTTTTGAAAAATCTGTCCTTGGTCACACTAAGCTTTTCCTTGAAGGAACGACTTGGAATCCAAAACAATATGCGAGTGTCCTTGCTGCAAAAGACTACACAACAGCCGCAAAAGCCGTTCAAACATCTGGCTATGCTACTGACCCCAGCTATGCTGATAAATTAATTCAAATGATTCAGACTTACCATTTGGACAATTACGACCAAAAATAA
- a CDS encoding HAD domain-containing protein, with the protein METVILLDVDGVLVPFGPYPQHKMIAVGPVFVRKKLRKWLQDLSEKSEIYWATSWQANAKIFEHELAFHCQGFLDFSKYHTKNYLWGKLETIEIFCQQNVGKKFVLIDDNANHWLLTASSVLTELIKEGKLLVIKPNAYVGISDKEMKKVSEYVKNK; encoded by the coding sequence GTGGAGACAGTGATATTGTTGGATGTTGATGGAGTTTTGGTTCCATTTGGTCCGTATCCTCAACACAAAATGATTGCAGTTGGTCCTGTTTTTGTACGTAAAAAATTGCGGAAATGGTTACAAGATTTGAGTGAGAAATCTGAAATTTATTGGGCAACATCTTGGCAAGCCAATGCCAAAATTTTTGAACATGAGTTAGCATTCCATTGTCAAGGATTCTTAGATTTTTCTAAATATCATACCAAAAATTATTTATGGGGGAAATTAGAAACCATTGAAATTTTCTGTCAGCAAAATGTAGGTAAAAAATTTGTTCTTATTGATGACAATGCGAATCACTGGCTGCTGACAGCTTCGTCAGTACTGACAGAATTAATAAAAGAAGGAAAATTACTTGTCATTAAACCTAATGCTTATGTAGGAATTTCTGATAAAGAAATGAAAAAAGTATCAGAATACGTGAAAAATAAATAA
- a CDS encoding glutathione peroxidase, with protein sequence MNFYDFSAIKMNGENESMADYKGKVVIVVNTASKCGFTPQFEGLEDLYETYKGQGLEILGFPCNQFAGQDPAENATINEFCQLNYGVKFTMFQKIKVNGKEAHPLYQFLKNEAKGTVGSTIKWNFTKFLIDREGNVIERFAPATEPKDMVAAIEKLL encoded by the coding sequence ATGAATTTTTATGATTTTAGTGCCATTAAGATGAATGGTGAAAACGAATCAATGGCTGACTATAAAGGGAAAGTTGTCATTGTTGTCAATACAGCAAGCAAATGTGGATTTACACCACAATTTGAAGGATTAGAAGATTTGTATGAAACTTACAAAGGTCAAGGACTTGAGATTTTAGGATTTCCTTGTAATCAATTTGCTGGACAAGATCCTGCTGAAAACGCCACAATTAATGAGTTTTGTCAGTTGAATTATGGCGTAAAATTTACGATGTTCCAAAAAATTAAAGTCAATGGTAAAGAAGCGCATCCGCTTTATCAATTTTTGAAAAATGAAGCTAAAGGAACAGTTGGAAGCACAATCAAATGGAATTTTACAAAATTTTTGATTGACCGAGAAGGTAATGTCATTGAACGCTTTGCACCAGCAACTGAGCCTAAAGATATGGTTGCTGCTATTGAAAAATTGCTCTGA
- the hemH gene encoding ferrochelatase → MAFGTPSSYEGIEDYYTRIRHGHKPSTEQLQELTNRFKMIGLSPLIELTIAQADELYKQVNEVQSEVEFELYLGFQHVAPFIGDKVREMHENGIREVVAVAMAPHYSAFSVKGYHDAAYEVAKEYPDMHFTDIMEWWKEEKFSDFWANNIKEEFSKIPEEDHDKTVVILSAHSLPEKLMAIEDTYKHQVADSAAEIIKKADLKHAVQAWQSEGATADTWLGPDVQDVTRDLYQAHGYTHFIYCPFGFVTEHLEVFFDNDYECKIVCDELGVNYHRPGMPNANPTFVGSITDLIMKKLELN, encoded by the coding sequence ATGGCTTTTGGAACACCATCAAGTTACGAGGGCATTGAGGATTATTACACTCGAATTCGTCACGGACACAAACCATCGACTGAACAGCTTCAAGAATTAACTAATCGTTTTAAAATGATTGGGTTGTCGCCGTTGATAGAATTGACGATTGCTCAGGCAGATGAACTTTACAAGCAAGTCAATGAAGTTCAGTCTGAAGTAGAATTTGAACTTTATTTAGGCTTTCAACATGTTGCCCCATTTATTGGTGATAAGGTGCGTGAAATGCACGAAAATGGAATTCGTGAAGTTGTTGCTGTTGCGATGGCGCCACATTATTCTGCGTTTAGTGTGAAAGGATATCATGATGCAGCTTATGAAGTTGCAAAAGAATATCCTGATATGCACTTTACTGATATTATGGAATGGTGGAAAGAAGAGAAGTTTTCTGATTTCTGGGCAAATAATATCAAAGAAGAATTTTCTAAAATTCCTGAGGAAGACCATGATAAAACAGTGGTTATCTTATCAGCACATTCTCTTCCTGAAAAATTGATGGCAATTGAAGACACATATAAGCACCAAGTAGCAGATTCTGCTGCTGAAATTATCAAAAAGGCTGATCTTAAACACGCAGTACAGGCTTGGCAGTCAGAGGGTGCAACGGCGGATACATGGCTTGGGCCTGATGTTCAAGATGTCACACGTGATTTGTATCAGGCTCATGGTTACACACATTTTATCTATTGTCCTTTTGGTTTTGTTACGGAACATTTAGAAGTGTTTTTTGATAATGATTATGAATGTAAAATAGTTTGTGATGAATTAGGGGTGAATTACCACCGTCCAGGGATGCCGAACGCGAATCCCACTTTTGTCGGAAGCATCACAGATTTGATCATGAAAAAGTTGGAGTTGAACTAA
- a CDS encoding PAS domain-containing protein: MTEEKLSEVVGPEAIIKFETGTIKASTLDTIIKMLPFEMGFCDADDKFRWFSNNPDRVHKRRVEAFGKSVLELHPGVAHHVKKVLDDFREGKADEFEFWFPKRNGQPGQIYQKFMAVRDETGKYLGSMDVTINLDILKDKEGKHAPETIKEFQELKPLDK, translated from the coding sequence ATGACTGAAGAAAAATTAAGCGAAGTTGTTGGTCCAGAAGCTATTATCAAATTTGAAACTGGCACAATTAAGGCAAGCACTTTAGATACAATTATCAAAATGTTGCCTTTTGAAATGGGATTTTGTGATGCTGATGATAAATTCCGTTGGTTCTCAAATAATCCTGACCGTGTCCATAAACGTCGTGTAGAAGCATTTGGGAAGTCTGTTTTAGAGCTTCACCCAGGAGTTGCTCACCATGTGAAAAAAGTGCTTGATGATTTTCGTGAAGGAAAAGCAGATGAATTTGAATTTTGGTTCCCTAAACGTAATGGTCAACCAGGACAAATTTATCAAAAATTCATGGCTGTTCGCGATGAAACTGGCAAATATCTTGGTAGCATGGATGTAACAATTAACCTTGATATTTTGAAAGATAAAGAAGGAAAACATGCTCCTGAAACAATCAAAGAGTTCCAAGAGTTGAAACCCCTTGACAAATAA